A stretch of Arachis hypogaea cultivar Tifrunner chromosome 15, arahy.Tifrunner.gnm2.J5K5, whole genome shotgun sequence DNA encodes these proteins:
- the LOC112747686 gene encoding thiosulfate sulfurtransferase 16, chloroplastic-like yields MKSVIATSFDVSGACLSSRPSLLNAYHTTSRPSSIVAINYQKGYSSRRILVEPKFPFRREAGLSGSLEAVGVPTSVPVRVAHELLLAGHRYLDVRTPEEFHAGHAPGAINIPYMFRVGSGMTKNTNFVKEVSSEFRKDDEIIVGCQLGKRSMMAATDLLAAGFTGVTDIAGGYAAWTQNNLPTEL; encoded by the exons ATGAAATCAGTGATAGCAACCTCATTTGATGTCTCCGGCGCATGTTTATCTTCACGTCCTTCCCTCCTTAATGCTTACCACACAACCAGCAG GCCTTCATCTATAGTGGCCATCAATTATCAAAAGGGATATAGTAGTAGAAGGATTCTTGTTGAACCCAAGTTTCCATTTCG GAGGGAAGCTGGTTTGAGTGGGAGCTTAGAAGCTGTTGGAGTTCCAACCTCGGTGCCGGTGCGTGTAGCACACGAGCTTCTTCTTGCTGGCCATCGCTATTTGGATGTCAG GACTCCAGAAGAGTTCCATGCAGGACATGCTCCTGGCGCAATTAACATACCTTACATGTTCAGAGTTGGATCAG GGATGACAAAAAACACCAACTTCGTTAAAGAGGTCTCGTCAGAGTTCAGAAAAGATGATGAAATTATTGTA GGGTGTCAGCTCGGTAAAAGGTCCATGATGGCTGCTACTGACTTATTAGCCGCT GGGTTCACCGGAGTAACGGATATAGCTGGTGGTTATGCGGCTTGGACCCAAAATAACCTTCCAACAGAACTGTGA